The nucleotide window TTTCTAGCTCGGTAATAGCATCCAAGGCTTTAATCGTTGCCTGAACTTTACCTTCTTTAATGGCTATTTTTGCAGAATGTACTCCTGCTGTAGTGTCAACAACCTTAAAGGCCAAGCCCTTTCCTTCACCTTTACCATCATCTTTAATAGTGGCAATTCCTGTCGCAGGGGTATAGCCAACCGATCGATCAACTCCGTTGATCTTCATAGTAATTGCAGCTTCGCCCCCAGTAGTTGGAAGAGCTCCACCATCGTATTCAATTTCGTATACACCTGCTTTTGTTAATTCGAGATCATACATACTACTCTTAAATTCTAACACGGAGTCATCAGAACTAACGGCTTGACCATTCGCAGCAAAGACACTGGCAACTGCTTCTGGATTTTCTTTCAACAAGTCCATAAAGGTTTGCTTGCCGTCTTTAATAATAACGGCATCTTTATCAAATTCAAGCTTACCCATATCCTTGTCACCAGTTTCAGCAATGGTTTTAACTCCAAGAGCCGAAAGGGCTAGGTAAGGATCGTTAGCAACTCCTTCTCCCTGAAGAAATCCATCTCCCTGTGTCGCAAGAATATTCTTTAAGGTGTTCTCAACAGACTTAATCTGTGAACTACCTTTGAGGCTATAATTTACACCTTTTTTATCTAGCTCTTCATTCTCGTAGTCCTTAACAAGATCAAAACCAGTACGAAGTTCATTTGTTAACTGAACAAATTTTTCTACATTAGCTACAATGGCATCATAATCAGTGTCAATTTTGAGAGTTACTTTTGCCCCAGTCTCTGCTGCGTTCAAATTATATGTAACACCCTCTGTTACATCACTAATTGAGTTGGTGTCGCGCTCAAGTTCGATTCCGTCAATATTAAATTTAGCATTTTTTGATGCCACAGCAATCGTGGCAAAAGAAGGATCAAGAGGGTCAAGCAGAGTACCATCAGCCTTGCCTTGGAGCACTGATTCTAACTCTGTTGACAATTCTATGTCGTGCTCTTTCCCTAACTCCATACCCCGAAGTTGAATTTTGAATTTATCGTCGCGTCCGAGCTCAACTACAGAACCTTTCAAGTTATTATCTGAAGCGGTAGAAATAGCTGATGCCAAAGCTTTTGCAGTCATTCCAGACTTAACAGTCACTGAATAATCTTTGCCATCATATTTAAATGTCATAGCTTTTTCAGGCCCAGTATAGACTACTTCATCAAGGTCACTTGATGTTGCGGTTGCCACTTCAGCCAATTGCGTTACTTCCAGAGAGTGCACACCTTCCAGAGCACCTGCCTTAACAGTCGCAGTAGCAATATCACTTTTTGAAGAACTAGCTTTCTTTACAAGAAACTCATCAAGACTATCCATTGATTCAAGTTGCTTCTTGTATGTCAAAAGAGTGCGATTGAGCCCCTCAATCTGCTCTTTTTTGAAATTTACTTCAGCCTGTTCTTTAGACAGTTGATTATAACGAAACTTTTCCATCTTAACTGTCGCATCAATAATGGAGTTAAAATCAGTTTTCGTTGACCAGCCCGCATAGACTGTTTTGGATGACCAGTAATCAGACATAACTCACTCCTACCTCAAAAAGTCGAGCAAACTTAAATTCATTACTTTTGCACTTGTAGAGAGGACAGATTTATAAATATATTTTGCGCGATCAGATTCATTTGTTACTGCTGTAACATCAATGTTCTGAATTGAAGAAATCCGTGATTCAGTGGACATCTTGCTTTTGCTGTGTGCATCTAACGCAAAATTCAAGCGATTCTGTCGTCCGCCAAGCACGCCTGTTTCAGTGGTGATATGTTCATTAGCTAACTTTAGGTCGCCTAAACATTTCTTCACACCATCCTGATCGTCCATTTCTAAAGAAGCTATAAGATTTCCTACAACTTCAAAGATATTTCTTTCTGGATCGAGCCCATCAACAGGTTCAGTAGCACCTGTTGCTTTATCTGAATAAATACCGCCAAAGAAATTTG belongs to Halodesulfovibrio sp. MK-HDV and includes:
- the fliD gene encoding flagellar filament capping protein FliD codes for the protein MSDYWSSKTVYAGWSTKTDFNSIIDATVKMEKFRYNQLSKEQAEVNFKKEQIEGLNRTLLTYKKQLESMDSLDEFLVKKASSSKSDIATATVKAGALEGVHSLEVTQLAEVATATSSDLDEVVYTGPEKAMTFKYDGKDYSVTVKSGMTAKALASAISTASDNNLKGSVVELGRDDKFKIQLRGMELGKEHDIELSTELESVLQGKADGTLLDPLDPSFATIAVASKNAKFNIDGIELERDTNSISDVTEGVTYNLNAAETGAKVTLKIDTDYDAIVANVEKFVQLTNELRTGFDLVKDYENEELDKKGVNYSLKGSSQIKSVENTLKNILATQGDGFLQGEGVANDPYLALSALGVKTIAETGDKDMGKLEFDKDAVIIKDGKQTFMDLLKENPEAVASVFAANGQAVSSDDSVLEFKSSMYDLELTKAGVYEIEYDGGALPTTGGEAAITMKINGVDRSVGYTPATGIATIKDDGKGEGKGLAFKVVDTTAGVHSAKIAIKEGKVQATIKALDAITELEKGTFNVLIEKYTDQLKNPYSGLNKRLEDELARVDALEKRLIAKYAKTEKTLSQYKGIQSMLDFQLKSQLADND